The Nakamurella antarctica genomic interval GGTGCAGCGCTGATACGGCGGAAGCGCTTGTGGCCCAGCAGGAACAGTAGTGGCTTCCTCGACTAAGCCACCGGATTTGCGGGCAGAAAAGGGCTTGCTGCGAGCGGGTCATGCCCTGGTTGCCGCCTGTGACGAGGTGGGGCGCGGCGCAGTGGGCGGGCCAGTGTCGGTGGGGATGGTGCTCGTGGACGCGACGGTGAAACGACCGCTGGCAGGTGTGCGAGATAGTAAATTGCTTTCCCCTGCCGCTCGGATCGCGATGGTTCCCAAGATTCGGCGGTGGGTGGTTGGCTATGCGGTAGGCCACGCAACCGCTGCAGAAATAGACGAATTCGGCATTATGGCCGCACTTCGGATGGCGGGCATTCGCGCCATGCTGATGCTTCCCGCCCAGCCGGATATTGTGCTGCTAGATGGTAACTACGACTGGCTTTCTACTCCCGTGCAGCCAAGTCTTTTCGATGATCTTGCCGCGGCACAAGACGCTGTTTGCCCGAATCGCAGGTCTCTCAAAGTAACGACCATGATCAAGGCTGATATGAAGTGCTCATCTGTGGGGGCGGCCAGCATCTTGGCAAAAACCGAACGGGACGCCATGATGGTCGATCTGGCGATGGTCCACCCCGGGTACGGATGGGAAGTGAATAAGGGATATGCAACGGCTGCTCACATGGATGCGCTGCGTCACCTTGGCCCCAGCACACACCACCGCCAAAGCTGGCGGTTACCAGAGAGGATGCCTGCCGATGCTGCGGGCGATAGCCTGATTCCCGATACGGGCGACTACCTTTGAGACAACATGCGGTGGAAGGAGTTGAACCAAAGTGAGTGCAGAGGATCTCGAGCAGTACGAAACCGAGATGGAGCTGCAGCTCTACCGGGAGTACCGGGACATCGTCGGGCATTTTGCGTTTGTGGTGGAAACCGAGCGCAGGTTTTACCTGTGCAACTCGGTCGATGTTCAGGTACGCAATTCCGAGGGGGACATGTACTTCGAGGTGCGGATGTCGGATGCTTGGGTCTGGGACATGTATCGTCCAGCGAGGTTCGTCAAGAACGTTCGCGTCGTTACCTTCAAAGACGTCAACGTGGAGGAGCTGGAAAAACCTGATCTGCGATTGCCGGAGGACGGCGGCTTTTGAGCGTGGTTTTATCCACAAGCGGGGGGTTATCCACATTCTTGTCAGCACGGCTCCGCTGAAGTGGTGCAACTTGGCACGCTGATGTCATGTCAAAAAATATCGAGCTGGGTCGCACCGGCGAAGACCTTGCGGTCGAGCACTACGAAGCATTGGGCTTGACGATAATTTCGCGTAATTGGCGATGCCGCGAGGGCGAACTGGACATTGTCGCCACGGACCACCGCGACCTTCTTGTCATCTGTGAAGTCAAAACTCGGTCGGGGGTGGGATTCGGCTTGCCCGTCGAATCCATTACGAGCGGTAAGCGGCGCAGAATCCGGCGGTTGGCAGCTCTCTGGCTGGGTGAACACCGCACGCGGCCTGATATCCACATCCGTTTCGACGTCGTTGGTGTTCTCGCAGAGCCGGGCAAGAGTGTGGAGCTCACCCATATCGAGGGCGCGTTTTAGTGCCCCGGCGCCACTACGACGTGAGCACGGCGGATGCGGGGACCACAGTAGATCCGACGTCAAAGACCGCGAGGTAGACAACGGCTTTTGAGCAGGTCACAAATACGCCAGCCGGCCGCTTGCTACCCAGTTCCGCGGTGATGGTGGTGTCGGTGAGTTGCAAAGTGGCCCAGTCGTCGTCACAGCCGAACAGGAGGAACGCGAACCGGCGGGAACCGTCGGAAAGTGTTGGCAGCGGGGGGTTCTGGCCCCAAGCCCCGAGGCCAGCAGGGGCGGCCGTGAGTTCCATGGATCTGGGGCCGGTGATGCTCGCGATGTCCAACTGCTGGAACGCTGTGGCGGTGATGGCTCCGTCCGGTTGCTGGGCGGTCAGTGTTGCTGCTTTCCCGAGCTCGGTAGAGTTCACGTCAAAGATCGCCAGGTACTGCAGTGCGGCTGAGCAGTTTGCAGACTCGCCCTGGGTGATCTGCGCGTTGATGGTGGTGGGAGTGAGACGTAGGTCTGCGGAATCGCCGGGGCAGGCGGTGAGCAGGAAGGCGAACCGGCGTGCGCCAGCCGGGATAGCTGGTACGTCCGGTGCCTTGACGCCCCAGCTGGAAAATTGCTGGGCGCCATCTGAACTGGCTGTTAATTCGACACTGCCGAATATGTGCGGAAAGGTTGGCTGCACTTGTTGCAGCGTCACCAGTGACCCGGGAGAGGTGGTCCCACCCGGAATCTCGCCGGGGTCGACGGCGACGATGGCCACCGTGCTGTTGGCAACTACGCAGTCAGGAATTGGCCCTGCGAGGGTACCGGTGGCAGTGAGGACGAATTTTTCTCCAACGGCATCGACCACGGCTCCTTGCGGAATTTCGCAGCCCCGATTGATCTCTGCTGCGAGCAACACCTTTCCGGGAGGCACGACTGCAACTTGCTTCCGCAGCTTGTCCGCGAGTTCGGGGTCAGACCCAGCGGACAGTGCCGTGAAATAGTCGTTGAGCGCCTGCGTGTTGGGGATCCGGACAGTACCCGCAATGGCAGAAGGCGCCGGAAAAGCGTGGGTTGCCGC includes:
- a CDS encoding DUF2469 domain-containing protein — its product is MSAEDLEQYETEMELQLYREYRDIVGHFAFVVETERRFYLCNSVDVQVRNSEGDMYFEVRMSDAWVWDMYRPARFVKNVRVVTFKDVNVEELEKPDLRLPEDGGF
- a CDS encoding YraN family protein translates to MSKNIELGRTGEDLAVEHYEALGLTIISRNWRCREGELDIVATDHRDLLVICEVKTRSGVGFGLPVESITSGKRRRIRRLAALWLGEHRTRPDIHIRFDVVGVLAEPGKSVELTHIEGAF
- a CDS encoding ribonuclease HII, encoding MASSTKPPDLRAEKGLLRAGHALVAACDEVGRGAVGGPVSVGMVLVDATVKRPLAGVRDSKLLSPAARIAMVPKIRRWVVGYAVGHATAAEIDEFGIMAALRMAGIRAMLMLPAQPDIVLLDGNYDWLSTPVQPSLFDDLAAAQDAVCPNRRSLKVTTMIKADMKCSSVGAASILAKTERDAMMVDLAMVHPGYGWEVNKGYATAAHMDALRHLGPSTHHRQSWRLPERMPADAAGDSLIPDTGDYL